In Effusibacillus pohliae DSM 22757, the following proteins share a genomic window:
- a CDS encoding acetoin utilization protein AcuC, translating into MKNQVAFVYSQSFLRYKFGEDHPFNPKRLQITWDLMQKLGLLDASYLVEPRPASLDELLRVHHPDFVHAVQKASQLPPDTDPPVIGFGLGTEDTPIFPNMHEASSLIVGGTILAAELVMSGQVEHALNLAGGLHHARHKEASGFCVYNDIGAAIAYIRERYNARVLYLDTDAHHGDGVQWLFYDDPDVLTISFHETGKYLYPGTGDVEERGDGRGYGYSLNIPLEPFTEDDSWIAALESVLPHVFHKFKPDVVISQNGCDAHQYDPLTHLSATTRLYREIPKMVHQLAHEVCEGRWIAVGGGGYDIWRVVPRAWTMLWAELSGQPLPDELPQSWLDRWQPEAPVALPTTFVDPPDLFPPIPRRAEIEEKNRITVRRALLGTPFLL; encoded by the coding sequence ATGAAGAATCAGGTCGCGTTTGTTTACAGCCAATCGTTTCTCCGGTACAAATTCGGGGAAGACCATCCGTTCAATCCAAAGCGGCTGCAAATCACATGGGATTTGATGCAAAAGCTGGGCCTGCTCGACGCATCCTATCTGGTGGAACCCAGGCCTGCGTCTTTGGACGAGCTGCTGCGGGTGCATCACCCGGACTTTGTACATGCGGTGCAGAAAGCGTCCCAACTGCCGCCTGATACCGATCCGCCGGTCATCGGGTTCGGGCTGGGAACCGAGGATACGCCGATTTTTCCCAATATGCACGAGGCCAGCAGCCTGATCGTCGGCGGCACAATCCTGGCCGCCGAACTGGTGATGTCCGGACAAGTCGAGCATGCGCTCAACCTGGCGGGCGGGCTGCATCACGCCCGCCACAAGGAAGCTTCCGGATTCTGCGTCTACAATGATATCGGAGCTGCGATTGCCTACATCAGGGAACGGTACAACGCCCGCGTTCTGTATCTCGACACGGACGCCCATCACGGGGACGGCGTGCAGTGGCTGTTTTATGACGATCCGGACGTGCTGACCATTTCGTTTCATGAAACGGGAAAATATCTCTATCCCGGCACGGGGGATGTGGAAGAGCGCGGGGACGGGCGGGGATACGGGTACTCGCTGAACATTCCGCTGGAGCCGTTCACCGAGGACGATTCCTGGATCGCCGCGCTCGAATCGGTGCTTCCGCACGTGTTTCATAAATTCAAACCGGATGTGGTAATCTCGCAAAACGGATGTGACGCCCACCAGTACGATCCGCTCACACACTTGTCGGCCACCACCCGGCTGTACCGGGAAATCCCGAAAATGGTCCACCAACTGGCGCACGAAGTGTGCGAAGGCAGATGGATCGCGGTCGGCGGCGGCGGGTACGACATCTGGCGGGTTGTGCCGCGGGCTTGGACGATGCTGTGGGCGGAACTGTCCGGCCAACCGCTGCCCGATGAACTGCCGCAAAGCTGGTTGGATCGCTGGCAGCCAGAGGCGCCCGTCGCGCTGCCAACCACGTTTGTCGATCC